DNA from Amorphoplanes friuliensis DSM 7358:
GTCGACAAGGACGGTTCGTTCCACACCATGTGGGGCGCGGACCGCAACGAGGTCACCGCGTAGTGCTGCCGGGCCGGCCCACCCCCGCGGTGGGCCGGCCCGTCACGCGGCCGCGACGGTGCGGGCGGTCTGTGTCATGAGGGCGGCCATCTCGTCCGGGGGCAGGGGCTTGGCCAGGTAGTAACCCTGGCCGAGCCGGTAGCCCATCGCGCGGAGCCGGTCCAGCTGGGCGGCCGTCTCGATGCCTTCGGCCACGGCGTACAGGTCGAGGTATTCGGCGAGCTGGGCGACAGCCGCAGCGACCGCGAGCCGACCACGGTCCTCGCCGTCGCAGATGCCGTCGACGAAGGACTTGTCCAGCTTGAGGACGTCCACGGGGAACGCGCGCAGCAGGCTGAGGCTCGACTGCCCGGTGCCGAAGTCGTCCAGGGCCAGCCGGACGCCCAGCTCGTGCAGGGCCTCGAGGGTCTCGCGGACCTGCCGGCCGTCGATGACCGAGGACTCGGTGACCTCGAGGACCAGGTTCGCCGGGATCAGGCCTGTGTCGCTGAGTACCGCGGCCACCTCGTCGACGAAGCCGGCCTCGCGCAGCTGGCGGGCCGCGACGTTCACGTTGATCGAGCGGATCGCGGCGGAGCCGTACTCGGCGTGCCACTTCGCGAGCTGCTCGCAGGCCTCGCGCAGCACCCAGGAGCCCAGGGGCACGATCAGGCCGGAACGCTCCGCGACCGGGATGAAGTCGCCCGGCGGGACGTTGCCGCGGACCGGGTGCTTCCAGCGGACGAGCGCCTCCGCGCCGGACATCGCACCGGTGACGATGTCGAAGACCGGCTGGTACGCGAGGAACAGTTCGTGCCGGATGATCGCGTTGTGCAGTTCGCTGCCGAGGCGGGCGTGGTTGACGACCTCGTTGCGCATCCGGGGCTCGAAGCGGGCCCAGGCGGCCTTGCCGGCGGCCTTCGCCGCGTACATGGCGATGTCGGCGTTGCGCAGCACCTCGTCGCCGCCGTCGCCGGGGCCGGCCAGGGCGACACCGATGCTGGCGTTCGCGAGCAGCTGGTGCTCCCCCACCTTGAACGGCACCGCGAGCGCGGCCAGGATGCGGCCGGCGGCGTCCTCGGCCGGCCCGGCCTCGTCGGTGTCGAGCAGGACGGCGAACTCGTCGCCGCCGAGCCGCGACGGCAGGTGGTTGACCGTGCTGTGGTTGCGCAGCCGCAGCGCGACCTCGTAGAGCAGCTGGTCGCCGATGGCGTGGCCCATCGTGTCGTTGACCATCTTGAAGTCGTCGATGTCGACGAGCAGGACGGCGGCGGGCCGGTGCGCGTCGAGACGCTCGTCGAGCACGGCACCGAAGCGGGCGCGGTTCGCCAGGCCGGTCAGGGGGTCGTGCATCGCCAGGTGCTCGAGCTCGGCCTGCTGGCGGCGGATCCCGACCAGGAGCTTGTCGTTGGCGCGCAGACCGAGCAGCTGGCGGGCGACCACGAAGGCCGCGATCAGCACGGCGCCGATGATCACGACGCGCTGGTGCCAGCCGAGCTGCCGGGCCGAGACCGTGATGACCAGGGCCGCGGTCGCGATCACCGCGACCAGCGGCAGGGCGTTGTAGATGCTGCGGGCCTTCGGCGCCGCGGGTGCGGCGGCCGGGCGGCCCAGGACCACCTGCTGCCGGTACGCGGCCAGCGCCATCGCCGCGCCCACCACGGGTACGCCCAGCACCGAGATGATCAGTCGTCCGGTCTCACCGCCACCGATCAGCAGCACGGTGGTGGCCACGGCGACCAGCGGCGCCACGGCCAGGATGCGCAGGGACACCGAGTCGACGGTGCTGGCCGGGCTCATCGCCGCCCGGCCGATGACCACGAGCGAGATCAGGGCGCCGACACCCACGACGGCGGCTCCGGTCTGGGTGACCGGGGAGATCGACGGGTCGGCCATGTCGAGCACGACGTACCAGTAGATGAGCGCACCGGCCACGGCGACCGTCGCGCCGTCGAGGATCAGCTGGGTCCAGCGCAGTCCGGAGCGGCGCTCGACGGGCAGCTGGAAGAAGGCCAGGACCGACATGACCACGCCGACCAGCGTCGGGACGGCCATGTACGGCGACAGCCCCGGGTCGTTGTTGGCGAAGACGAACGAGCCGACCGAGCCGATCCCGACACAGATCGCCGACTGCGAGAAGAGGCGCCAGAAGCCCCGGATCGGCCGCGCGACGACGATCATCGAGCCGATCCGGCGGCAGGCGACGAACGCCGCGAGCATGGCCACCGGGCCTCCGGCGTACCCGGGCATCACGGAACCGTCCTGACGCACCAGGAGCCACACGACCACCGCCGCCACCGCGAGCAGCGCGGCCGCGACAGGCAGGATGCCGGGCCGGGCACGCTTCTGCGCGCGCCGGCGGCCCACCCGCGTGTTGGCTGCACTCATCGCTGCGCTCGGCTCCCTGGTCTGTCTCAAGTTCTGGCGCAGTACCAGTCGGCCGTGGGGAGTCGAAGCTGAGTATTCCGCCTCCGGGCCGGTGCCCGTGCCCATTCCCTTGGATATAGACACCGTCGGTCGCCGGGCCGATGTGCCGCGTGACGCGCCCCTCTAGGGTCGGTGCGTCATGAAGCGCATCCCGGTCTGGCTCCTGCCGCTCGCCCTCGCCGTCGTGCAGCTCGCGGTCTGGCCCGGCGTGCCTCTGCTCCTCGACGACCGGCTCTCGGGGCTGGCCGTGGCGACCGGCGTCACCCTGACCCTGGTGGTGGCCGGCGCGCTGCTGTGGCGGCGGTCCTCGCCCCTGACCGTGCTGGCGATCGTCGTTGTCGCGATCACCGTGGGCACCTTCGGCGTTCCGCAGGACGCGCTCCTGACGATCTCGCTGGCCGACCTGATCGTGCTGTTCGGTGTAGCGGTGCTGCGCCCGGCCCGGCTCACCTTCGGCGTCACGGCCGGGGTGATCGCCTGGCAGAGCGTCCTGATCGTGGTCGCCACCGCGGACACCGACCCCGAGTACCCGTTCGAGATCGCCATGGTCGTTGTCGTCTACGCCACCGTGGTGGCGTTCGGGCGGGCCCGGCGGCGCTGGCACCGGGAACGCGCCGAGGCGGCTGTCCGGCTGGCCGAGGCGGAGGACCGGCGGGCGCAGGCCGCCGACACCGAGCGGCACCGGCTCGCCCGCGAGCTGCACGACGTCACCGCCCACCACCTGACCTCGATCGTGGTCATCGCTTCGGCGGCTCAGCGCCTCGGTGACACCCGGCCCGACCTGGTCGCCGAGGCGCGGGACTTCGCGGCGCGCACCGGGCGCGAGACCCTCGACGCCCTGCACCGGCTGGTGGCGCTGCTGCGTCTGCCCGACGAGCGCCCCGGACCGGCCGCGCTGCGCCTGGCCGAGCTGGCCGAGGGCTTCCGGCTGCTCGGCCAGCAGGTCACGGTGCGGACGGATCCCGGGGAGCTGCCGTCCCCGGCCACCGAGGCGGCCGTCGGCATCACCCGCGAGGCCCTGACCAACACCCTCCGGTACGCCCCCGGCAGCGCGGTGCGCATCGAGCTGACGGCTGTGCCGGGCGGCACCGAACTGATCGTGGACGACGACGGTGCGCGGGCCGAGGGTGTCGCCGATCTGGGCTCGGGCCGCGGTGTCGCCGGCATGCGCGAGCGCGCCACCGCCCTGGGCGGCACCCTGACGGCCGGTCCGCGCGCCGGCGGCGGCTGGCGGGTCCGGGCGCTGCTGCCGCAGGCGGGCGCCGTCGCCGCTGTCCGCCGCCGGTGGCGTCCCGGCGCCGAGCACGTCATCGACTTCTTCGTGCTGGGGCTGGTGCTGCTCCTGCCGGTCGGCTCGCTCCTGGTCGACGACGATCCCGACGTGGACCAGGCCTCGCTGCCCCTGCTGCTGCTCCTGGTCCTCGCGCACGCGGCACCGCTGGTCTGGCGCCGCCGCCGGCCCTGGGGTGTGCTCGCCGTGGTGGCGGCGACCTCCTGGGCGTGGCCGGCGCTGATCGTGGCCGATCTGGTGGCCCCGTCGCTGGGCTGGGTGATGCTGACCGGCCTCTCGGCCGAGACCGCCGCGGTCTACGCCGTGGCCCGGTACGGCCGCCGCCCCGGCCTGTCCGGGCTGTCGATCCCGGCGGCGCTGGTGCCGATGGCTCTGGCCACGGGGGCGACCCTGGCTCTCGACCCGGGCCCGGACGACGCCGGCGTCCCGCTGGCCGCCGTCATCGTGATCATGGCGATCGTGACCGGCATCCCGTTCGGCCTGACGGTCACCGCGGCGTGGCTGGCGGGTTATCTGGCGCGGCGGCGGCACACCCGCGTTCTGACCCAGGAGTACGACGCGGTGGCCGCCTCCACCTTCCACGCGATCGCCGCCGCAGGCGCCGAGCGCGCACGGGTGGCCGCCGGGCTGCGGGAGGCCGTCCTGCGCGACACCGAGCGGGTCGCGACCGCCGCGGCGGACGGTGATCTGGACCAGGTGCTGGAGTCGGCGCGGGCCGCCCTCGACGCGATGCGGGGCCTGCTCAACGGCCTGCGCGAGGAACCCGACGCGAACCGCGACGCGCAGGGCCGCGACCCGCAACCGACCACCGCAGCCCTGCCCGGACTCGCCGACCGCTGGCGCGGCGGCGGCCGTCAGGTGCACCTCGACATCCGCGGCGCGGGGCGCAAGCTGCCCGCCGACGTCGACCTGTCCGCGTTCCGGGTGCTGGAGTTGCTGCTCGCGGGTGACACCGGGCCGGTGGCCGTGTGGGCCGACCTCACCGGTGACCCGCTGCGCCTCGCCGTACGCCCGATGCCGCCGGACGAGGGCGGCGAGGTGTCCGCGGGGTTGCGTGCCCGGCTGGCCGCGGTCGGTGGTTCGATGGGCACCGCCGCGGACGGTCAGCCGGAGATCCTGTTGCCCGCGCCGCATCCGGACGGGACCCGCCCGGTTGAAGCAACAGCTGACGAGGAGGTGGCGTCATCGCCGTCCGCGTGATGGTCGTCGACGACCAGTTGATGGTGCGTGCGGGGATCGCCGCGATCGTCGGCGCCGAGGAGGGCCTGGAGGTCGTCGGTGAGGCCGCCGACGGGCAGGCCGCCCTCGACCTGGCCGCCCAGGTCCGCCCCGACGTGGTGCTGATGGACATCCGGATGCCGGGCATGGACGGCCTGACCGCCACCGCGCTGCTGACCGCGGCCGCGCCGGCGACCAAGGTGCTGGTCCTGACCACGTTCCACCAGGACCGTTACGTCTACGAGGCGCTCAAGGCCGGCGCCTCCGGCTTTGTGCTCAAGGACGTGCTGCCCGCCGACCTGCTCGCCGCGATCCGGGTGGTCGCCGACGGCGAGGCCATGCTCAGCCCCGCCGTCACCCGCCGGCTCATCGACGCCTTCGCCTCCGGCGGCCTCGCGGGCCCGGCCGAGCCCGGCGAGCGGCTCGCCGGGCTCACCCCGCGGGAACGTCAGGTGCTGGCCAGCATCGCGTCGGGCCGGTCCAACGCCGAGATCGGCGAGGCCCTCGGCATCACGACGGGCACGGTCAAGGTGCACGTCAACGCGCTGCTCGCCAAGCTCGGCGTCCGCGACCGGGTGCAGGCGACGATCGCCGCCTACGACCTCGGTCTGGTGCGACCTAACCCTTGAGGGCGTCGGAGACGACCGCGCGGGCTTCTTCCTGGATCTGGGCCAGGTGGTCGGGGCCCTTGAAGGACTCGGCGTAGATCTTGTAGACGTCCTCGGTGCCGGACGGGCGGGCGGCGAACCAGCCCGACTCGGTCGTCACCTTGAGCCCGCCGATGGGCGCGTTGTTGCCCGGCGCGCTGGTCAGCACGTTCGTGATCGGCTCGCCGTCGAGCTCCTTGGCGCTGACCTGCGACGGTGACAGCTTGGCCAGGATCGCCTTCTCCTCGCGGGTCGCCGGCGCGTCGATCCGGGCGTACGCGGGGTCGCCGAACTTGGCGGTCAGGTCGGCGTAGTGCTCGCTCGGGGTGCGGCCGGTCGTGGCCAGGATCTCCGAGGCGAGCAGGTCGAGCAGGATGCCGTCCTTGTCGGTGCTCCACGGGCTGCCGTCGCGGCGGAGGAACGACGCGCCGGCGCTCTCCTCGCCGCCGAAGCCGATGGAGCCGTCGAGCAGGCCCGGGACGAACCACTTGAAGCCGACCGGGACCTCGTCGAGCTTGCGGCCCAGGTCCGCCGCGACGCGGTCGATCATCGACGACGAGACCAGCGTCTTGCCGATCGCGGCGTCCGACGGCCAGTCGGTGCGTACGCGGTAGAGGTAGGAGATCGCGACGGCCAGGTAGTGGTTGGGGTTCATCAGGCCGCCGTCGGGTGTGACGATGCCGTGCCGGTCGGCGTCCGCGTCGTTGCCGGTGGCCAGCTGGAACTTGTCCTTCTGCGAGATCAGGGACGCCATCGCGTACGGCGAGGAGCAGTCCATGCGGATCTTGCCGTCCCAGTCCAGCGTCATGAAGCCGAACGTCGGGTCGACCTCCGGGTTGACCACGGTCAGGTCGAGGCCGTACCGGGAGCCGATCTCACCCCAGTAGGCGACGCTGGCGCCGCCGAGCGGGTCGGCACCGATGCGGATGCCGGCCGACCGGATCGCCTCCATGTCGATGACCGAGCTGAGGTCGTCGACGTACGTGGCGAGGTAGTCGTACCCGGAGACCAGCGGTGAGGTCCGGGCCCTCGAGGCCGGCACCCGCCGCACCTCCTTGAGCCCGCCGGCGATCAGCGTGTTGGCCCGGTCCTGGATCCACTTGGTGGCGTCGGTGTCCGCGGGGCCGCCGTTCGGCGGGTTGTACTTGAAGCCGCCGTCGTCCGGCGGGTTGTGCGAGGGCGTGACGACAACACCGTCGGCGAGCCCGGAGGTGCGGCCCTTGTTGTAGGTGAGGATCGCGTGCGACAGCGCGGGCGTCGGGGTGTACCCGTCGCGGCTGTCGATCAGCACCGTCACGTCGTTGGCGGCGAAGACCTCGAGAGCAGAGATCATCGCGGGCTCGCTCAGCGCGTGGGTGTCGCGGCCCAGGAACAGCGGCCCGTCGGTGCCCTGCGCCTTGCGGTACTCGACGATGGCCTGGCTGGTGGCGACGATGTGGTCCTCGTTGAAGGCGGACCTCAGGCTGGAACCGCGGTGCCCGGAGGTGCCGAAGGCGACACGCTGCGCGACCACCTCGGGATCGGGGTGCTCGGTGTAATAGCTGAGGACCACCCGGGGCACGTCGATCTTGTCGCGGGAGTCGGCGGGTGTGCCGGCGCGGGGATGCACGGACATCGAAGGGCCTCCTTGAGGGCGTGGACCTGCCCGGGATCGTATCGTCGTGGCGTACCCGGCACAGCGGATCGGTAAGCCGCCGCCCACGGATTGAACCTTTCCGGTTCCGCATCCGAACTACTGACCGTGACAGGGGCTGCAGCGGCCGGGGGGCCGCGGATCGTTCGTGTGCTGATCATGCTGGTGATCGGCCTCGGTGTCCTGCTCGTCCCGGCCGCCCCGGCGTCCGCACACGCGGCCCTGCTGAGCGCGTCACCCGAGCCCGGCAGTGTCGTCGGCGCCGCGCCGGCCGAGATCACCCTGCGCTTCACCGAGGGCATCACGCCGGTGGCCGAGCGGACGCAGGTGCTCGCCCCGGACGGCAAGCGGATCACCGCCGAGGTCACCACGAACGGCCCCACGATGCGCATCCAGGTCCGGCGGGCCGACCAGCCGCTCGGCACCTACCTGGTCAGCTACCGGATCATCTCCGCGGACAGCCATCCGGTCGGCGGCGCGATGACCTTCTCGGTCGGCGCGCCCTCGGCCCGCCCGCCGGAGAGCGACCCCGACAAGATCCACGGATCGGTCGCCGCCGCGGTCCCCATCATCAAGTTCCTCGGGTACGCCGGACTCACGCTGATCATCGGCCCGGCCCTGCTCCTGGCGCTGCTGTGGCCCCGCCGCGTCTCCCGCCGAGGGCCGGTCCTGCTGGTCCGCGCGGGCCTGATCGGCACCGCCGCGGCGACCCTGGCCGCCCTCTGGACGCAGGCGCCGAACACCAGCGGCGCACCCCTGTGGGACGTGTCGGTCATGGAGCTCGCCGACGTGCTGGCCAGCCCGTACGGCCTGGCGCTGCTCGGCCGGCTCGTCGTGCTGGCCGCGGTTGCCGTCCTGATCCCGCCGCTCCTGCGCGGCACCGCGGAGAAATGGCGGGGACTCGCGCTCGTCGGCCTGGGCACGGCCGGCCTGACGACCTGGCCGCTGACGGGGCACGCCGCCGAGTCGCCGCTCCGGGGCGCGATCGTGGCCGCCGACGTGGTGCACATGGCCGCGATGGCGGTCTGGCTCGGCGGGCTCGTCACGCTGAGCATCTTCCTGCTGCGCCGCACCCACCCGCGCGTGCTCGGTGTGATCCTGCCCGCCTGGTCGCGCTGGGCCGCACTGGCCGTCGTCTGGCTCGTCGGCGCCGGCCTGGTGCAGGCCGTGGTCCAGGTCGGCTCGGTCGGCGCGCTCTGGGGCACGGCGTACGGCCGCCTGGTGCTGGCCAAGGTGGTCATCCTGGCGGCGGTGCTGGCCGTGGCGGCGTTCGCCCGGCGCTTCGTGCGGCGGTCGCAGGTCACCACCGACGGTCCGGGACGGCTGCGCCGCACGGTCGGGATCGAGGTGGCCGCCACCGTGGTCATCCTGGGACTGAGCTCGGTGCTGGTGCAGGTGACGCCCGGGCGTACAGCCCGGACGGACCAGGCTGCGACCACCGGGCGCGGCGTCTCCCAGACGCTGACCTCGGACCTCTACACGCTGCAGTTCTCGGTCTATCCCGTCGAGCTCGGCGAGAACAACACCGTGCACGGCTTCGTCTACTCGCCCGAAGGCAAGCCGATCGTCGCCGAGGAGGTGACGGTCACCAACAGGCTGACCGACCAGGACCTCGAGCCGGTGTCGGGACCGATGCTGCCGCTCGCCCCGCGCAACGACGCGGTCGGCTCGCTCACCTTCCCGCTGCCCGGCACCTACGAGCTGACCTTCACCGTACGGGTGAGCGAGATCGACCAGGCGACGGTCAAGACGACGATCAAGGTGCCGCAGGTTCCGTCGTCGCCCTGAGTGGGCAGAGAGAGGTCTCCCTTTGCCCGAGGAGGCCGCCGCCGTGCACGTGTCCGTGATCGGGAACCCCGACGACAGCGTGGTCATCACCATCCGCGGCGACCTGGACCTGGACTCGGCCACGGTGCTCGGCACCACCCTCGACCAGGTTCTCGACCGCCCGTCCCCGCGGATCGTCGTCGACCTGTCCGGTGTCGCGTTCTGCGACTCCACCGGGCTGAGCTCGTTCGTCCTCGGCCACAACCGCGCGCGGGCCGCCGGCGGGTGGCTCCGGCTCGCCGCGCCCGGCGAGTGGCTGCTGGGACTGCTCGCCACGGTCGGGCTCACACCCCGCCTGGCGATCTACCCCAGCGTGGCCGACGCGCTCGCGACCGACCGGGACTTGTAACCTCGCGACGTGCTCATCCTGCTGCCGCCGTCCGAGGGAAAGACCGCACCCGCCGCCGGGGAACCGGCCGATCCCGCGGACCTCTGGCTCCCCCGGCTGGCGCCCGCCCGGCGCCGGGTCCTCGCCAAACTCACCTCGGTCACCAAGCGGACCAGCGCCCGTGGTGTCGCGGACTCGCTGGCGATCCTCGGGCTCAGCGCGGGACAGCAGGGTGAGATCGCGCGCAACGCCGCACTGCTCACGGCACCGGCGGCTCCCGCGGCCGAGGTCTACACCGGGGTGCTCTACGAGGCGCTCGGCCCGGCCGGGCTGGCTCCGGGGGCGCGGGCCTGGGTGGACGAGCGGGCCGTCGTCTTCTCGGGACTGTGGGGTGTGCTGCGGCTGACCGACCGGATCCCGGCGTACCGGTGCTCGGTGGGTGTCACGCTGCCCGTGATCGGTGGGCTCACGGCGTACTGGAAGAAGGCCCTGACCCCGGTCCTGGACCGGGCGGCCGCCGACGGCCCGGTGCTCGATCTGCGCTCGGGCGCGTACGCGGCGATGTGGACGCCCTCGGGCGGACTGGCCGGGCGCACCGCGGCCCTGCGGGTCCTGCACGAGCGGATCGTCGGCGGTGAGCCGCGGCGCTCGGTGGTGAGTCACTTCAACAAGGCGACCAAGGGACGCCTGGTGCGGTCGCTGGCCGAGGCCGGCGCGGCACCTGCCTCGGTGGACGACCTCCTGGACGTGCTGAGGGACCTGAAATACACCGTCGAGGAGCGGCCCGTCGCGGCGGGCCGCCCCCGTCAGGTGGACGTCATCGTGCGGGAGCTCTGAGCAGCCCTACTGAGCGGCCAGGACGTCGACGACGAAGCGCAGGTCGCCGCTCGGGCGGCCACCCTGGGCCTGCTCGCCGTAGGCCATCGCGGCGGGGATGTCGAGCTGGACCCGGCTGCCGACCGGCACACCGACCAGGCCCTTGTCCCAGCCCTCGATGAGCTGACCGGCGCCGACCGGGAACTGCACCGGCTGGCCGGTCTTCCAGGACGAGTCGAACTCCTTGCCGTCCTTGTAGGTGACGCCCACGTAGTTGGCGGTGATGGTCTGGCCGGCCTGGACCTTCGGGCCCTTGCCCGCCACCACCGGAGTGACCAGCAGTTCCTTGACCGCGCCCTTGCCGGCCTTGATGACCGGGGGCTTCTGCAGCGCCGGGTCGACCTGCGCCGGCGCGGCGGGTGCGGGCTGGCTCGGGGCGGGCTCGGCGGGCGCTTCGGCCGGGGGCTGAGCGGGCGCACTGGCCGCGGGCGCCGCCGCCGGTGTGGTCTCGTCGTCGTCCGAAACCTGGATGCCGATATAGACGGCGACCAGTACGGCGATCACGGCCACGCCCGCGAAGGCGCCGGTCAGGGCCTGACCCCGGCGGCTGGTACCGGTCTTGTCCTGGACGCTCATCTGATCTGGACTCTCCTGTCGTAACGGGCTCACGGAAGACTCCGGACACCGTACTCGCCGTGACTGTCCGGCCCGGGCCTAACCTCCACCGAACCGCCGACCCAGGTGATCAACCGAGTGGCTGGTTACTCATTTCGCTCTTCTCCGTCACTCACTGAAGGTGAGACGGTGTACCTCCCCACGGCACCACGGCGGTCCTGCTCACCGCTGGTACAGGCGCACACGCAGCAACAACAGCACTCGGGACAACCCGCCCGGCCGCCACCGGCGGTCGGCGCGCGCCCGCGAACGACCGGGGAGGGTCGCTTGCCGGACGACGACCGTACGACAGGTCGCCAGCCAGGGTCCGAGGGACGCTCACCCGGTGCGGGGCCGCAACGTCCCTACCCGGCCGCGTCCCCGCGCTCCGGTTATGGCTACCGCACCGCGGGCCGCCGCGGCGCGGTGGTGCCACCCCAGTTGCTGGAGGACCGGCAGCGCCGGTTCAGCGAGTTCCTGATGCCCGCCGCGGTGATCCTCGCCGGTGTCCTCATCGTGGTCGCCTTCGGCTTCATCATCAGCCGCGCCGTCCGCGACGACGACACCCGGGCGATCCCGCCGGTGCAGCCGCCCGCGCTGGGCGACGTGCCGCTCAACCCGGACAACCAGTTCCCGATCCCGCTGCCCAGCGCCTCCGACACACCCACGACGACGACCAAGCCCGCACCGACGCCCACGCGCACCAGCAAGCCGCCGACGAAGCCCACCAAGGCACCGCCCGATCAGGGCTCGGTGAAGGTCGTCCGGGCGGGTGTGCCGAACCGCGTCGACCTCTCCGGCGAGGGTTCCCGCGACTGGGTGCACTGGGGTGAGCAGAGCACGTTCTCCCTCGAACGCCGCTCCGACGGTGACTTCGCCATCCTCGAGGGGGCGCCGACCGCGCCGCGCTTCCGGCACGGCTTCAGCCCGGAACGGTTCAGCTGGAACGGCGGCTCGCCGGTGGGCAGCTCCGACGGCACACCGACCGGCATCCGCACCTGCGGCAAGGGCAACGGCTTCACCATCTCGGCGCCGGCCACGACGTCGAA
Protein-coding regions in this window:
- a CDS encoding putative bifunctional diguanylate cyclase/phosphodiesterase; the encoded protein is MSAANTRVGRRRAQKRARPGILPVAAALLAVAAVVVWLLVRQDGSVMPGYAGGPVAMLAAFVACRRIGSMIVVARPIRGFWRLFSQSAICVGIGSVGSFVFANNDPGLSPYMAVPTLVGVVMSVLAFFQLPVERRSGLRWTQLILDGATVAVAGALIYWYVVLDMADPSISPVTQTGAAVVGVGALISLVVIGRAAMSPASTVDSVSLRILAVAPLVAVATTVLLIGGGETGRLIISVLGVPVVGAAMALAAYRQQVVLGRPAAAPAAPKARSIYNALPLVAVIATAALVITVSARQLGWHQRVVIIGAVLIAAFVVARQLLGLRANDKLLVGIRRQQAELEHLAMHDPLTGLANRARFGAVLDERLDAHRPAAVLLVDIDDFKMVNDTMGHAIGDQLLYEVALRLRNHSTVNHLPSRLGGDEFAVLLDTDEAGPAEDAAGRILAALAVPFKVGEHQLLANASIGVALAGPGDGGDEVLRNADIAMYAAKAAGKAAWARFEPRMRNEVVNHARLGSELHNAIIRHELFLAYQPVFDIVTGAMSGAEALVRWKHPVRGNVPPGDFIPVAERSGLIVPLGSWVLREACEQLAKWHAEYGSAAIRSINVNVAARQLREAGFVDEVAAVLSDTGLIPANLVLEVTESSVIDGRQVRETLEALHELGVRLALDDFGTGQSSLSLLRAFPVDVLKLDKSFVDGICDGEDRGRLAVAAAVAQLAEYLDLYAVAEGIETAAQLDRLRAMGYRLGQGYYLAKPLPPDEMAALMTQTARTVAAA
- a CDS encoding histidine kinase, whose translation is MKRIPVWLLPLALAVVQLAVWPGVPLLLDDRLSGLAVATGVTLTLVVAGALLWRRSSPLTVLAIVVVAITVGTFGVPQDALLTISLADLIVLFGVAVLRPARLTFGVTAGVIAWQSVLIVVATADTDPEYPFEIAMVVVVYATVVAFGRARRRWHRERAEAAVRLAEAEDRRAQAADTERHRLARELHDVTAHHLTSIVVIASAAQRLGDTRPDLVAEARDFAARTGRETLDALHRLVALLRLPDERPGPAALRLAELAEGFRLLGQQVTVRTDPGELPSPATEAAVGITREALTNTLRYAPGSAVRIELTAVPGGTELIVDDDGARAEGVADLGSGRGVAGMRERATALGGTLTAGPRAGGGWRVRALLPQAGAVAAVRRRWRPGAEHVIDFFVLGLVLLLPVGSLLVDDDPDVDQASLPLLLLLVLAHAAPLVWRRRRPWGVLAVVAATSWAWPALIVADLVAPSLGWVMLTGLSAETAAVYAVARYGRRPGLSGLSIPAALVPMALATGATLALDPGPDDAGVPLAAVIVIMAIVTGIPFGLTVTAAWLAGYLARRRHTRVLTQEYDAVAASTFHAIAAAGAERARVAAGLREAVLRDTERVATAAADGDLDQVLESARAALDAMRGLLNGLREEPDANRDAQGRDPQPTTAALPGLADRWRGGGRQVHLDIRGAGRKLPADVDLSAFRVLELLLAGDTGPVAVWADLTGDPLRLAVRPMPPDEGGEVSAGLRARLAAVGGSMGTAADGQPEILLPAPHPDGTRPVEATADEEVASSPSA
- a CDS encoding response regulator, which gives rise to MVVDDQLMVRAGIAAIVGAEEGLEVVGEAADGQAALDLAAQVRPDVVLMDIRMPGMDGLTATALLTAAAPATKVLVLTTFHQDRYVYEALKAGASGFVLKDVLPADLLAAIRVVADGEAMLSPAVTRRLIDAFASGGLAGPAEPGERLAGLTPRERQVLASIASGRSNAEIGEALGITTGTVKVHVNALLAKLGVRDRVQATIAAYDLGLVRPNP
- the pgm gene encoding phosphoglucomutase (alpha-D-glucose-1,6-bisphosphate-dependent) yields the protein MSVHPRAGTPADSRDKIDVPRVVLSYYTEHPDPEVVAQRVAFGTSGHRGSSLRSAFNEDHIVATSQAIVEYRKAQGTDGPLFLGRDTHALSEPAMISALEVFAANDVTVLIDSRDGYTPTPALSHAILTYNKGRTSGLADGVVVTPSHNPPDDGGFKYNPPNGGPADTDATKWIQDRANTLIAGGLKEVRRVPASRARTSPLVSGYDYLATYVDDLSSVIDMEAIRSAGIRIGADPLGGASVAYWGEIGSRYGLDLTVVNPEVDPTFGFMTLDWDGKIRMDCSSPYAMASLISQKDKFQLATGNDADADRHGIVTPDGGLMNPNHYLAVAISYLYRVRTDWPSDAAIGKTLVSSSMIDRVAADLGRKLDEVPVGFKWFVPGLLDGSIGFGGEESAGASFLRRDGSPWSTDKDGILLDLLASEILATTGRTPSEHYADLTAKFGDPAYARIDAPATREEKAILAKLSPSQVSAKELDGEPITNVLTSAPGNNAPIGGLKVTTESGWFAARPSGTEDVYKIYAESFKGPDHLAQIQEEARAVVSDALKG
- a CDS encoding copper resistance CopC/CopD family protein, with the translated sequence MLVIGLGVLLVPAAPASAHAALLSASPEPGSVVGAAPAEITLRFTEGITPVAERTQVLAPDGKRITAEVTTNGPTMRIQVRRADQPLGTYLVSYRIISADSHPVGGAMTFSVGAPSARPPESDPDKIHGSVAAAVPIIKFLGYAGLTLIIGPALLLALLWPRRVSRRGPVLLVRAGLIGTAAATLAALWTQAPNTSGAPLWDVSVMELADVLASPYGLALLGRLVVLAAVAVLIPPLLRGTAEKWRGLALVGLGTAGLTTWPLTGHAAESPLRGAIVAADVVHMAAMAVWLGGLVTLSIFLLRRTHPRVLGVILPAWSRWAALAVVWLVGAGLVQAVVQVGSVGALWGTAYGRLVLAKVVILAAVLAVAAFARRFVRRSQVTTDGPGRLRRTVGIEVAATVVILGLSSVLVQVTPGRTARTDQAATTGRGVSQTLTSDLYTLQFSVYPVELGENNTVHGFVYSPEGKPIVAEEVTVTNRLTDQDLEPVSGPMLPLAPRNDAVGSLTFPLPGTYELTFTVRVSEIDQATVKTTIKVPQVPSSP
- a CDS encoding STAS domain-containing protein → MPEEAAAVHVSVIGNPDDSVVITIRGDLDLDSATVLGTTLDQVLDRPSPRIVVDLSGVAFCDSTGLSSFVLGHNRARAAGGWLRLAAPGEWLLGLLATVGLTPRLAIYPSVADALATDRDL
- the yaaA gene encoding peroxide stress protein YaaA gives rise to the protein MLILLPPSEGKTAPAAGEPADPADLWLPRLAPARRRVLAKLTSVTKRTSARGVADSLAILGLSAGQQGEIARNAALLTAPAAPAAEVYTGVLYEALGPAGLAPGARAWVDERAVVFSGLWGVLRLTDRIPAYRCSVGVTLPVIGGLTAYWKKALTPVLDRAAADGPVLDLRSGAYAAMWTPSGGLAGRTAALRVLHERIVGGEPRRSVVSHFNKATKGRLVRSLAEAGAAPASVDDLLDVLRDLKYTVEERPVAAGRPRQVDVIVREL
- a CDS encoding FKBP-type peptidyl-prolyl cis-trans isomerase, which gives rise to MSVQDKTGTSRRGQALTGAFAGVAVIAVLVAVYIGIQVSDDDETTPAAAPAASAPAQPPAEAPAEPAPSQPAPAAPAQVDPALQKPPVIKAGKGAVKELLVTPVVAGKGPKVQAGQTITANYVGVTYKDGKEFDSSWKTGQPVQFPVGAGQLIEGWDKGLVGVPVGSRVQLDIPAAMAYGEQAQGGRPSGDLRFVVDVLAAQ